A window of the Gossypium arboreum isolate Shixiya-1 chromosome 2, ASM2569848v2, whole genome shotgun sequence genome harbors these coding sequences:
- the LOC108461166 gene encoding quinolinate phosphoribosyltransferase [decarboxylating] 1a has product MSGILSFSSIVLPDWCSTSSCRRGVRMAAARTTHAGLSLEAMAIKPPSHPTYDLKGIIKLALAEDAGNRGDVTCMATIPVDMEVEACFLAKEDGIIAGIALAEMVFQEVDPPLKVEWSRKDGEYVCKGLQFGKVYGRAHSIVVAERIALNFMQRMSGIATLTKAMADAAYPAYILETRKTAPGLRLVDKWAVLIGGGRNHRLGLFDMVLIKDNHISIAGGISNALRSVDQYLERENLQMEVEVETRTLAEVKEVLQYASQMKTSLTRIMLDNMVIPLPNGDVDVSMLKEAVELINGKFETEASGNVTLKTVHKIGQTGVTYISSGALTHSVTALDISLKIDTELALEVGRRTKRA; this is encoded by the exons ATGTCTggaattctttctttttcctcaatAGTTTTGCCTGATTGGTGTTCAACTTCAAG TTGTAGGCGTGGTGTTAGAATGGCTGCTGCTCGCACTACACATGCTGGACTGTCGTTGGAAGCCATGGCAATAAAGCCTCCCTCACACCCTACATATGATTTAAAGGGCATCATTAAACTTGCCCTTGCTGAAGATGCTGGAAATCGAG GGGATGTAACTTGTATGGCCACCATTCCAGTTGACATGGAAGTGGAAGCCTGTTTTTTGGCAAAGGAGGATGGTATCATTGCTGGCATTGCACTTGCAGAGATGGTGTTTCAAGAGGTTGATCCTCCTTTGAAG GTGGAGTGGTCTCGAAAGGATGGAGAGTATGTTTGCAAGGGACTGCAGTTTGGAAAAGTTTATG GAAGAGCACACAGCATTGTTGTAGCGGAAAGAATAGCTCTCAACTTTATGCAGCGGATGAGTGGTATAGCTACACTAACTAAG GCAATGGCTGATGCTGCATACCCTGCATACATCTTAGAGACAAGAAAAACAGCTCCGGGCTTACGTTTGGTGGACAAGTGGGCA GTACTAATTGGTGGAGGAAGAAATCATAGACTGGGTTTGTTTGATATGGTGTTGATAAAGGATAATCATATATCAATAGCTGGGGGAATCAGCAATGCCCTTAGATCTGTTGACCAGTATTTAGAGCGGGAAAATCTTCAAATGGAAGTTGAG GTTGAGACCCGTACGCTTGCGGAAGTAAAGGAAGTATTGCAGTACGCATCACAAATGAAGACTTCATTGACCCGGATAATGTTGGATAATATGGTTATACCTCTTCCAAATGGAGATGTTGATGTGTCTATGCTTAAAGAGGCTGTGGAGCTAATCAATGGGAAATTTGAGACAGAG GCATCCGGAAATGTGACTCTTAAAACCGTACATAAAATCGGACAAACTGGAGTTACCTACATATCCAG CGGTGCACTCACGCATTCTGTGACAGCACTTGATATATCACTCAAAATTGATACAGAATTGGCACTTGAAGTTGGAAGGCGAACGAAACGGGCATAG